One region of Baekduia soli genomic DNA includes:
- a CDS encoding helix-turn-helix transcriptional regulator, translating into MPARVTADAFIGRRRELAELAAALERARAGRAELVFVAGESGVGKSRLVDHFADHAQAAGARVLWGDCIDLGDNELPYAPIVSALRSLARGGDPVFDALGPARAELARLLPELGAPAELLVEPYAGSAQGRLFELLLALMRGLSSDGPVLLVIDDLHWADRSTRDFMAFLARNLCDQAVLVVAAYRVDELHRRHPLRPLLAELERSDVARRLPVERFTRAELGAQLANILGAEPDGGLLERVWGRSEGNALYAEEILAAEREGDGTLPESLREALMLRVEALGPDTQEVLRWVAAARRVEHDVLQEAAPIGARELRDALREAVAHHVLLTQADGTIAFRHALLREAVHDDLLPGERAELHRRLALVLDARVGEHPCLGLGRAAEIAHHFDAAGDQPAALRAAVRAAEAAERVHAEGETAALYERALELWDRVENAEALAGCDHVELLHRAAHAHTHDHGRSIVLSKQALGELDQQRDPGRAALLLERLGKARWSQGKGEIALQAWDAALDLLPADPPSEERARLLASKAAGLMLWGRYADGLLMADEALEAAGAVGSRFATMHALNTKGICSLATDLEAGLALLREAMDMARTDGEVDQLVRGYINLSDALHLAGRTREAHALLVAGREELRALGRHATWLDLQQAEMAYHLGLWDEADELMPPELGRGRQGMTRVFFEMRRAELELARGDNDSARDRLDLARELVRRSYEPQWHAPIASLTAGLERRERRLDAARAAIREGLDRVTDTGEVEDGARLARILGAAAGVEADAAQQARDLGRHGEEAAAAAAAADYARRTREAAALPFASHIPEARGFALAAEGEAAAAAGRPDPEPWARAAELWEGIERPFRAGRARWMEAEAHLARGDRAAAEAAATAAMAVARELRIGWMADEVAGLARRGRLRLPDGVEPGAAAPAPGAAEAARDPAAELGLTPRERDVLALVAEGATNREIGERLFMAEKTASVHVSRILAKLDVRSRTEAAAVAHRLGLEQGPAAGRLAAAG; encoded by the coding sequence ATGCCCGCCCGCGTCACCGCCGATGCCTTCATCGGTCGCCGCCGCGAGCTCGCCGAGCTCGCGGCGGCGCTGGAGCGCGCCCGCGCCGGCCGGGCCGAGCTCGTCTTCGTGGCGGGCGAGTCGGGCGTCGGCAAGAGCCGGCTCGTCGACCACTTCGCCGACCACGCCCAGGCCGCGGGCGCCCGCGTGCTGTGGGGCGACTGCATCGACCTCGGCGACAACGAGCTGCCCTACGCGCCGATCGTCTCGGCGCTGCGCAGCCTCGCGCGCGGCGGCGACCCGGTCTTCGACGCGCTCGGCCCCGCGCGGGCCGAGCTGGCCCGGCTGCTGCCCGAGCTCGGCGCCCCGGCCGAGCTGCTCGTCGAGCCCTACGCCGGCAGTGCGCAGGGCCGCCTCTTCGAGCTGCTGCTGGCGCTCATGCGCGGGCTGTCCAGCGACGGGCCCGTCCTGCTGGTCATCGACGACCTGCACTGGGCCGACCGCTCGACGCGCGACTTCATGGCCTTCCTGGCCCGCAACCTCTGCGACCAGGCCGTCCTCGTCGTCGCCGCCTACCGCGTCGACGAGCTGCACCGCCGCCATCCGCTGCGCCCGCTGCTGGCCGAGCTCGAGCGCTCCGACGTGGCGCGCCGCCTGCCCGTCGAGCGCTTCACCCGCGCCGAGCTCGGCGCGCAGCTGGCCAACATCCTGGGCGCCGAGCCCGACGGCGGCCTGCTCGAGCGCGTCTGGGGCCGCAGCGAGGGCAACGCGCTGTACGCCGAGGAGATCCTCGCGGCCGAGCGCGAGGGCGACGGGACCCTGCCCGAGTCGCTGCGCGAGGCGCTCATGCTGCGCGTCGAGGCGCTCGGACCCGACACGCAGGAGGTCCTGCGCTGGGTCGCCGCGGCCCGCCGCGTCGAGCACGACGTGCTGCAGGAGGCCGCCCCGATCGGCGCGCGCGAGCTGCGAGATGCGCTGCGCGAGGCCGTCGCCCACCACGTGCTGCTGACCCAGGCCGACGGGACGATCGCGTTCCGCCACGCGCTGCTGCGCGAGGCCGTCCACGACGACCTGCTGCCGGGCGAGCGCGCCGAGCTGCACCGGCGCCTGGCGCTCGTGCTCGATGCACGCGTCGGCGAGCACCCGTGCCTCGGGCTCGGCCGCGCCGCCGAGATCGCCCATCACTTCGACGCCGCCGGCGACCAGCCCGCCGCGCTGCGGGCGGCCGTCCGCGCGGCCGAGGCCGCCGAGCGCGTCCACGCCGAGGGCGAGACCGCCGCGCTCTACGAGCGCGCGCTGGAGCTGTGGGACCGCGTCGAGAACGCCGAGGCGCTGGCGGGCTGCGACCACGTCGAGCTGCTGCACCGCGCGGCCCACGCCCACACCCACGACCACGGCCGCTCGATCGTCCTGTCCAAGCAGGCGCTCGGCGAGCTCGACCAGCAGCGCGACCCCGGCCGCGCCGCGCTGCTGCTCGAGCGTCTGGGCAAGGCGCGCTGGTCGCAGGGCAAGGGCGAGATCGCGCTGCAGGCCTGGGACGCCGCGCTCGACCTCCTGCCCGCCGACCCGCCCTCGGAGGAGCGCGCGCGGCTGCTGGCCTCCAAGGCCGCCGGGCTCATGCTGTGGGGCCGCTACGCCGACGGCCTGCTCATGGCCGACGAGGCGCTGGAGGCCGCCGGCGCGGTCGGCTCGCGCTTCGCGACGATGCACGCGCTGAACACGAAGGGCATCTGCTCGCTGGCGACCGACCTCGAGGCCGGCCTGGCCCTGCTGCGCGAGGCGATGGACATGGCGCGGACCGACGGCGAGGTCGACCAGCTCGTGCGCGGCTACATCAACCTGTCCGATGCGCTGCACCTCGCGGGGCGCACCCGCGAGGCCCATGCGCTGCTGGTCGCGGGGCGCGAGGAGCTGCGGGCGCTGGGCCGCCACGCCACCTGGCTGGACCTCCAGCAGGCCGAGATGGCCTACCACCTCGGCCTGTGGGACGAGGCCGACGAGCTCATGCCGCCCGAGCTGGGCCGCGGCCGCCAGGGCATGACGCGCGTGTTCTTCGAGATGCGCCGCGCCGAGCTCGAGCTGGCCCGCGGCGACAACGACAGCGCGCGCGACCGCCTCGACCTGGCCCGCGAGCTCGTCCGCCGCTCCTACGAACCGCAGTGGCACGCGCCGATCGCGTCCCTGACGGCCGGCCTGGAGCGCCGCGAGCGCCGGCTGGACGCCGCGCGCGCGGCGATCCGCGAGGGCCTGGACCGCGTCACCGACACCGGCGAGGTCGAGGACGGCGCCCGCCTGGCGCGGATCCTCGGCGCCGCCGCCGGCGTCGAGGCCGACGCCGCCCAGCAGGCGCGCGACCTCGGGCGCCACGGCGAGGAGGCCGCCGCCGCCGCGGCCGCGGCGGACTACGCGCGGCGCACCCGGGAGGCCGCCGCGCTGCCGTTCGCCTCGCACATCCCCGAGGCGCGGGGCTTCGCCCTGGCGGCCGAGGGCGAGGCGGCCGCGGCGGCCGGCCGGCCCGACCCCGAGCCGTGGGCGCGCGCCGCGGAGCTGTGGGAGGGCATCGAGCGCCCGTTCCGCGCCGGCCGTGCCCGCTGGATGGAGGCCGAGGCGCACCTGGCCCGCGGCGACCGCGCCGCCGCCGAGGCGGCCGCGACCGCGGCGATGGCCGTCGCGCGCGAGCTGCGCATCGGGTGGATGGCCGACGAGGTCGCCGGCCTGGCCCGGCGCGGCCGGCTGCGCCTCCCCGACGGCGTCGAGCCCGGCGCCGCCGCGCCCGCGCCCGGCGCGGCCGAGGCGGCGCGCGACCCCGCGGCCGAGCTCGGGCTCACGCCGCGCGAGCGCGACGTCCTGGCGCTGGTCGCCGAGGGCGCCACGAACCGCGAGATCGGCGAGCGGCTGTTCATGGCCGAGAAGACCGCCTCGGTCCACGTGTCGCGGATCCTGGCCAAGCTCGACGTCCGCAGCCGCACCGAGGCGGCGGCGGTCGCGCACCGGCTCGGCCTCGAGCAGGGGCCCGCCGCAGGACGCCTGGCCGCCGCCGGCTGA
- a CDS encoding zinc ribbon domain-containing protein has product MARPEPAALVCPSCGTAHPLHERFCAACGMPLVHPGPRGADAVVTEAHARARKIKPQLSEGELVRVAGGRHQAEAELIQGMLLEEGVPSMLRRSRGFDVPDMLAAGPRDVLVPRSGVQTAREVLLQADLLPAPDGRSARARAGIDAPSRILLGLVAALVVVALIAWIGTELLV; this is encoded by the coding sequence ATGGCTCGGCCTGAGCCCGCGGCGCTCGTCTGCCCCTCGTGCGGGACCGCGCACCCGTTGCACGAGCGCTTCTGCGCGGCCTGTGGCATGCCGCTCGTCCACCCCGGCCCGCGCGGCGCGGACGCCGTGGTCACCGAGGCGCACGCCCGGGCGCGCAAGATCAAGCCCCAGCTCAGCGAGGGCGAGCTCGTCCGGGTCGCCGGCGGCCGCCACCAGGCCGAGGCCGAGCTCATCCAGGGCATGCTGCTCGAGGAGGGCGTCCCGTCCATGCTGCGGCGCTCCCGCGGCTTCGACGTGCCCGACATGCTGGCCGCCGGCCCGCGCGACGTCCTCGTGCCGCGGTCGGGGGTGCAGACCGCCCGCGAGGTGCTGCTGCAGGCCGATCTGCTGCCCGCCCCCGACGGGCGCTCGGCCCGGGCGCGCGCGGGCATCGACGCCCCGTCACGGATCCTGCTCGGGCTGGTCGCCGCGCTCGTCGTCGTGGCGCTCATCGCCTGGATCGGCACCGAGCTGCTGGTCTGA
- a CDS encoding DUF1152 domain-containing protein has product MLVIGIGGGGDVAGALAAAEAIRALGTEAVVGGITWERRPVDPLPGPRRLDEIIGAEVLHEAVALAAPATTGPGGFRFCEADMAAFLGEPTVLVDPNPGPAAIAAGLDVAARHLGCDLVVLLDVGGDVLAHGHEPGLASPLADATMLAAAPRMATPVLGVVFGAGCDGELTPAEVRERLAEVAAAGGDLGELALPGAALDRVEAALAVVTTEASAMAMRCARGETGVVPIRGGRRSVPLTADGGRLSCFDPVVAMGSAARLAAAVAQACSLQDAQAILAARGVRTELDYERDAAAATG; this is encoded by the coding sequence GTGCTCGTCATCGGCATCGGCGGTGGCGGTGACGTCGCCGGCGCCCTCGCGGCGGCCGAGGCCATCCGCGCGCTGGGCACCGAGGCCGTCGTCGGCGGCATCACCTGGGAGCGCCGCCCGGTCGATCCGCTGCCCGGTCCCCGCCGGCTGGACGAGATCATCGGGGCCGAGGTCCTGCACGAGGCCGTCGCCCTGGCCGCCCCGGCGACCACCGGACCCGGCGGCTTCCGCTTCTGCGAGGCCGACATGGCGGCCTTCCTCGGCGAGCCGACGGTCCTGGTCGATCCCAACCCCGGGCCCGCGGCGATCGCGGCCGGGCTCGACGTCGCCGCCCGGCATCTCGGCTGCGACCTCGTCGTGCTGCTCGACGTCGGCGGCGACGTCCTGGCCCACGGCCACGAGCCGGGGCTGGCCAGCCCGCTGGCCGACGCCACGATGCTCGCCGCCGCGCCGCGCATGGCGACGCCGGTGCTCGGGGTCGTGTTCGGCGCGGGCTGCGACGGCGAGCTGACCCCGGCCGAGGTGCGCGAGCGCCTCGCCGAGGTGGCGGCCGCCGGCGGGGACCTCGGCGAGCTCGCGCTGCCCGGCGCCGCGCTGGACCGGGTCGAGGCCGCGCTGGCCGTCGTGACGACGGAGGCCAGCGCGATGGCGATGCGCTGCGCCCGCGGCGAGACCGGGGTGGTGCCGATCCGCGGGGGGCGCCGCAGCGTGCCGCTCACGGCCGACGGCGGGCGCCTGTCGTGCTTCGACCCGGTCGTCGCGATGGGCTCGGCGGCACGCCTGGCCGCCGCCGTCGCGCAGGCCTGCAGCCTGCAGGATGCCCAGGCGATCCTCGCCGCCCGCGGCGTGCGCACCGAGCTCGACTACGAGCGCGACGCCGCGGCCGCCACCGGCTGA
- a CDS encoding MoaD/ThiS family protein, whose product MATIRIPPVLRPSVGGEREVQADGGTVGEVLEGLATAHPDTRGQLFGADGELNRYVNVYLNDEDVRVLDGLTTGVGEGDVLVILPAMAGGASPGGR is encoded by the coding sequence ATGGCGACGATCCGCATCCCGCCCGTGCTGCGCCCGTCCGTGGGCGGCGAGCGCGAGGTCCAGGCCGACGGCGGCACCGTCGGCGAGGTGCTCGAGGGCCTGGCCACCGCGCACCCCGACACCCGCGGCCAGCTCTTCGGCGCCGACGGCGAGCTCAACCGCTACGTCAACGTCTACCTCAACGACGAGGACGTCCGCGTCCTCGACGGGCTGACCACCGGGGTCGGCGAGGGCGACGTGCTGGTGATCCTGCCGGCCATGGCGGGAGGGGCGTCGCCCGGAGGGCGATGA
- a CDS encoding NAD(P)-dependent oxidoreductase gives MTSVGFLGLGIMGSRMAANLQRAGFEVTAWTRTAGKADAWAQEHGARAAATPAEAAAGADAVISMVVDGPQVEAVLLGDDGAASGATAGTLFVDMSTIAPTDARRIGTALTQDGHAFVDAPVTGSSPKAEDGTLTIMAGGAEEDVARARPFFEAMGSLIIHVGGPGDGQRIKLISNSVAAANCVTLAQALVAASAGGLDLARLTEVLGAGAAASAMVTLKAGPMREHDYTTLFKTEHMLKDVRLCLEEAQAAGVPFPAAALARDALVAAVGRGFGDADFAAVLEVFEGMAGLRIGEP, from the coding sequence ATGACGTCCGTGGGCTTCCTGGGGCTGGGGATCATGGGGTCGCGCATGGCGGCCAACCTGCAGCGCGCCGGCTTCGAGGTGACGGCCTGGACGCGCACGGCCGGCAAGGCCGACGCCTGGGCGCAGGAGCACGGCGCCCGCGCGGCCGCCACGCCCGCGGAGGCCGCGGCGGGCGCCGACGCGGTCATCTCGATGGTCGTCGACGGCCCGCAGGTCGAGGCGGTCCTGCTCGGCGACGACGGCGCCGCCTCCGGCGCGACCGCGGGCACGCTGTTCGTCGACATGTCGACGATCGCGCCCACCGACGCGCGACGCATCGGCACCGCGCTGACCCAGGACGGCCACGCCTTCGTCGACGCGCCGGTCACCGGGTCCTCGCCCAAGGCGGAGGACGGCACGCTGACCATCATGGCCGGCGGCGCCGAGGAGGACGTCGCCCGCGCCCGGCCGTTCTTCGAGGCCATGGGCTCGCTGATCATCCACGTCGGCGGGCCGGGCGACGGGCAGCGGATCAAGCTCATCAGCAACTCGGTGGCGGCCGCCAACTGCGTGACGCTGGCCCAGGCGCTCGTGGCGGCCTCGGCCGGCGGGCTGGACCTGGCCCGGCTGACCGAGGTCCTCGGCGCCGGCGCGGCGGCGTCCGCGATGGTCACGCTGAAGGCCGGGCCGATGCGCGAGCACGACTACACCACGCTCTTCAAGACCGAGCACATGCTCAAGGACGTGCGCCTGTGCCTCGAGGAGGCGCAGGCCGCCGGTGTGCCGTTCCCGGCGGCCGCCCTGGCGCGCGACGCGCTGGTCGCGGCGGTCGGCCGCGGCTTCGGAGACGCGGACTTCGCGGCCGTCCTGGAGGTCTTCGAGGGCATGGCGGGCCTGCGCATCGGCGAGCCCTGA
- a CDS encoding Mov34/MPN/PAD-1 family protein → MKIAPALLQQIVDHARREAPVECCGFVVLRDGRAVDVVPVQNTAHSPLRFEFAPADVLALGQVEEAVIYHSHTRSAPRPSQTDINFAANWPGMEWLIIGVAGDEPEVRNWRIADGQVSEAEVQVEG, encoded by the coding sequence ATGAAGATCGCGCCCGCCCTGCTGCAGCAGATCGTCGACCACGCCCGGCGCGAGGCGCCGGTGGAGTGCTGCGGGTTCGTGGTGCTCCGGGACGGGCGCGCGGTCGACGTCGTGCCGGTGCAGAACACTGCGCACAGCCCGCTGCGCTTCGAGTTCGCCCCCGCCGACGTGCTGGCGCTCGGGCAGGTCGAGGAGGCGGTCATCTACCACTCCCACACGCGATCGGCCCCGCGCCCGTCGCAGACCGACATCAACTTCGCGGCCAACTGGCCCGGCATGGAGTGGCTCATCATCGGCGTCGCCGGCGACGAGCCCGAGGTCCGCAACTGGCGGATCGCCGACGGCCAGGTCAGCGAGGCCGAGGTCCAGGTCGAGGGCTGA
- a CDS encoding Sec-independent protein translocase subunit TatA/TatB codes for MPGIGFPELIVILVIALIVLGPKKLPEAGRAMGKGMREFKDSINGEHRDDEKPAIKSE; via the coding sequence ATGCCCGGAATCGGCTTTCCCGAGTTGATCGTCATCCTCGTCATCGCGCTCATCGTGCTGGGCCCCAAGAAGCTGCCCGAGGCGGGCCGCGCCATGGGCAAGGGCATGCGCGAGTTCAAGGACTCGATCAACGGCGAGCACCGCGACGACGAGAAGCCCGCGATCAAGAGCGAGTGA
- a CDS encoding PLP-dependent cysteine synthase family protein, translating into MGLPPLKNRPCGGRYSDIVQAIGNTPLIEMRRLSPKPGVRIWAKMESFNPTGSVKDRVARALIEDAEEKGAIGPDTTILEPTSGNTGISLAMIAKRKGYRLKVVMPDNVTPERTQLLKMYGAEIVYSPGSQGSNGAVAMALEMAGSDPSYYMPYQYGNPANPRAHYEGTAPEILEELDGQIAAFVAGLGTGGTLMGNGRRFKEELGDAVKIVAAEPMQGEPVQGLRSLDDGFIPPIIDLSVLDRKIFVTNRDAIIWTRRLLDDEGIFAGVSSGAIASIAVRIAGEMDEGNVVFIVCDDGWKYLSSGIYTLPVDEVENLESTVWW; encoded by the coding sequence ATGGGTCTCCCGCCTCTGAAGAACCGGCCCTGCGGCGGTCGCTACAGCGACATCGTCCAGGCCATCGGCAACACGCCGCTCATCGAGATGCGGCGGCTGTCGCCGAAGCCGGGCGTCCGCATCTGGGCCAAGATGGAGTCGTTCAACCCGACGGGCTCGGTCAAGGACCGCGTCGCGCGGGCGCTCATCGAGGACGCCGAGGAGAAGGGCGCGATCGGGCCCGACACCACGATCCTCGAGCCGACCTCGGGCAACACCGGCATCTCGCTGGCGATGATCGCCAAGCGCAAGGGCTACCGCCTCAAGGTGGTCATGCCCGACAACGTCACGCCCGAGCGCACCCAGCTGCTGAAGATGTACGGCGCCGAGATCGTGTACTCGCCCGGCAGCCAGGGCTCCAACGGCGCCGTCGCCATGGCGCTGGAGATGGCCGGGTCCGACCCGTCGTACTACATGCCCTACCAGTACGGCAACCCGGCCAACCCGCGCGCCCACTACGAGGGCACGGCGCCCGAGATCCTCGAGGAGCTCGACGGCCAGATCGCTGCGTTCGTGGCGGGCCTGGGCACGGGCGGCACGCTGATGGGCAACGGCCGGCGCTTCAAGGAGGAGCTGGGCGACGCGGTCAAGATCGTCGCCGCCGAGCCCATGCAGGGCGAGCCCGTCCAAGGGCTGCGCTCCCTCGACGACGGCTTCATCCCGCCGATCATCGACCTCTCCGTCCTGGACCGCAAGATCTTCGTGACCAACCGCGACGCGATCATCTGGACGCGCCGGCTCCTGGACGACGAGGGCATCTTCGCGGGCGTCTCCTCGGGGGCCATCGCGTCGATCGCCGTGCGCATCGCGGGCGAGATGGACGAGGGCAACGTCGTGTTCATCGTCTGCGACGACGGCTGGAAGTACCTGTCCTCCGGCATCTACACGCTGCCCGTCGACGAGGTCGAGAACCTCGAGTCGACGGTGTGGTGGTGA
- a CDS encoding DUF1802 family protein has translation MVCDNLGPSRSSLRGTGGGAGFLSSLTSEPPPMPIAIKEWAVTVRALAEGEQLVTLRKGGVGEPSRNFTLEHDRFFLYPTFDHQRYDLVRDSHQPELRRALEEGVWPDGDPPLHALTRDGGIGQPDRVRIRAWAEVAASWTITDPRSVGELSPYYVWTTDYAEKRLAWKRRHPLHVVLLRTYRIPRPVTVRVKDEFGGCRSWLEITRDLPFEGTPVLSDDEFDRAYEQIAEICDARVPALA, from the coding sequence ATGGTGTGTGACAATCTGGGTCCTTCCCGCAGCAGCCTCCGGGGTACCGGTGGAGGCGCGGGATTTCTGTCGTCACTTACCTCTGAACCCCCTCCTATGCCTATTGCGATCAAGGAATGGGCGGTCACCGTCCGCGCCCTCGCCGAGGGTGAGCAGCTCGTCACCCTCCGCAAGGGCGGTGTCGGCGAGCCGAGCCGGAACTTCACGCTCGAGCACGACCGCTTCTTCCTCTACCCGACGTTCGATCACCAGCGCTACGACCTTGTGCGTGATTCGCACCAGCCGGAGCTGCGCCGCGCCCTCGAAGAGGGCGTATGGCCCGATGGTGATCCGCCGCTGCACGCGCTGACCCGCGACGGCGGCATCGGCCAGCCCGACCGCGTGCGCATCCGCGCATGGGCCGAGGTGGCCGCCTCATGGACGATCACCGACCCGCGTTCGGTCGGCGAGCTGTCCCCGTACTACGTGTGGACGACCGACTACGCCGAGAAGCGCCTGGCGTGGAAGCGTCGCCACCCCCTGCATGTCGTCCTCCTGCGCACCTACCGCATCCCGCGGCCGGTCACTGTGCGGGTCAAGGACGAGTTCGGCGGCTGCCGGTCGTGGCTGGAGATCACGCGCGACCTGCCGTTCGAGGGCACCCCGGTGCTCTCCGACGACGAGTTCGACCGGGCGTACGAGCAGATCGCCGAGATCTGCGACGCGCGGGTCCCGGCGCTCGCCTGA